A genomic region of Luteibacter aegosomatissinici contains the following coding sequences:
- a CDS encoding adenosylcobalamin-dependent ribonucleoside-diphosphate reductase: MSTARAQALGLESAIPLQPASYDIWDKKYRLKAKNGVPVDESVDGTYQRVARALSDVEATDELRAHWNERFLWALRRGAIPAGRITSNAGALEHKPATSTINCTVSGTIHDSMDDILEKVHEAGLTLKAGCGIGYEFSTLRPRGAYVSGAGAHTSGPLSFMDIYDKMCFTVSSAGGRRGAQMGTFDISHPDAKEFIRAKREDGRLRQFNLSLLITDGFMEAVEHDQDWPTVFPVHVKEQGEIDLTDASKVVWREWPTKENYVTRDDGLVACKIYGHIRARHLWDMIMVSTYDYAEPGFILIDRVNEMNNNWWCEHIRATNPCGEQPLPPYGSCLLGSVNLTTFVRDPFGPKARFDWDEYREVVRVFTRMLDNVVEINGLPLPQQQHEILSKRRHGMGFLGLGSTLAMLKMSYGSAESVGFTEDVSREMAVAGWEVALDLAKEKGPAPVLAQTFDVTGDMLRKRPEMVKDGWKVGQQIKGSVLHAKYSRYMQRVASVAPNLVAELAEVGARFTHHSSIAPTGTISLSLANNASNGIEPSFAHHYSRNVIREGKKSKEKVEVYSYELLAYRALINGDAMPFSEDPKTRLPEYFVSADDISPKEHVDIQAASQKWIDSSISKTANVPTDYPYEDFKDIYTYAYKQGLKGCTTFRFNPAAFQGVLVKETDLENTLYRFELEDGSVVELKGNDEVEYDGEMHTAANLFDALKEGYYGKF; encoded by the coding sequence ATGAGCACCGCACGCGCCCAGGCCCTCGGCCTTGAATCGGCCATTCCGCTGCAGCCCGCCTCTTACGACATCTGGGACAAGAAGTACCGCCTGAAGGCGAAGAACGGCGTGCCGGTCGATGAGTCGGTCGATGGCACCTACCAGCGCGTCGCCCGCGCCCTGTCCGATGTGGAAGCCACCGACGAGCTGCGCGCGCACTGGAACGAACGGTTCCTGTGGGCCCTGCGCCGCGGTGCCATCCCGGCCGGCCGCATCACCTCCAACGCTGGCGCGCTGGAGCACAAGCCCGCCACCTCCACGATCAACTGCACCGTCTCGGGCACCATCCACGATTCCATGGATGACATCCTGGAGAAGGTGCACGAAGCCGGCCTGACCCTGAAGGCAGGCTGCGGCATCGGTTACGAATTCAGCACGCTGCGCCCGCGCGGCGCGTACGTGAGCGGTGCGGGCGCCCATACCTCGGGCCCGCTGTCGTTCATGGATATCTACGACAAGATGTGCTTCACCGTCTCCTCCGCCGGCGGCCGCCGCGGTGCGCAGATGGGCACCTTCGATATCAGCCACCCGGACGCCAAGGAATTCATCCGCGCCAAGCGCGAGGATGGCCGCCTGCGCCAGTTCAACCTGTCGCTGCTCATCACCGATGGCTTCATGGAAGCCGTGGAGCACGACCAGGATTGGCCGACCGTGTTCCCGGTGCACGTGAAGGAGCAGGGCGAGATCGACCTCACCGACGCCTCCAAGGTCGTGTGGCGCGAGTGGCCCACCAAGGAAAACTACGTCACCCGTGATGACGGCCTGGTGGCCTGCAAGATCTACGGCCACATCCGCGCCCGCCACCTGTGGGACATGATCATGGTCTCGACGTATGACTACGCCGAGCCGGGCTTCATCCTGATCGACCGCGTCAACGAGATGAACAACAACTGGTGGTGCGAGCACATCCGCGCCACCAACCCGTGCGGTGAGCAGCCGCTGCCGCCGTACGGCTCGTGCCTGCTGGGCTCGGTGAACCTCACCACCTTCGTGCGCGATCCGTTCGGCCCCAAGGCCCGTTTCGATTGGGATGAATACCGCGAAGTGGTCCGCGTGTTCACCCGCATGCTCGATAACGTGGTGGAAATCAACGGCCTGCCGCTGCCGCAGCAGCAGCACGAGATCCTTTCCAAGCGCCGCCACGGCATGGGCTTCCTCGGCCTGGGCTCCACGCTGGCCATGCTGAAGATGAGCTACGGCTCGGCCGAATCCGTGGGCTTCACCGAAGACGTGAGCCGCGAGATGGCCGTGGCCGGCTGGGAAGTCGCGCTGGACCTCGCGAAGGAAAAGGGCCCGGCCCCGGTGCTGGCGCAGACCTTCGACGTGACCGGCGACATGCTGCGCAAGCGCCCGGAGATGGTGAAGGACGGCTGGAAGGTCGGCCAGCAGATCAAGGGCTCGGTGCTGCACGCCAAGTATTCGCGCTACATGCAGCGCGTGGCCTCGGTCGCCCCGAACCTGGTGGCCGAGCTGGCGGAAGTGGGCGCCCGCTTCACCCACCACTCGTCGATCGCCCCCACCGGCACCATCAGCTTGAGCCTGGCCAACAATGCCTCCAACGGCATCGAGCCCAGCTTTGCCCACCACTACTCGCGTAACGTGATCCGCGAAGGCAAGAAGTCGAAGGAAAAGGTCGAGGTCTACAGCTACGAGCTGCTGGCCTACCGCGCCCTGATCAACGGCGATGCCATGCCGTTCTCGGAAGACCCGAAGACCCGCCTGCCGGAGTACTTCGTCTCGGCCGACGACATCAGCCCCAAGGAGCACGTGGATATCCAGGCGGCCTCGCAGAAGTGGATCGATAGCTCCATTTCCAAGACCGCAAACGTCCCCACGGATTACCCGTACGAGGACTTCAAGGACATCTACACCTACGCCTATAAGCAGGGTTTGAAGGGCTGCACCACGTTCCGTTTCAACCCCGCCGCGTTCCAGGGCGTGCTTGTCAAAGAAACCGATCTTGAGAACACCCTCTACCGCTTCGAATTGGAAGACGGTAGCGTTGTCGAACTGAAGGGTAACGACGAGGTGGAATATGACGGTGAAATGCACACCGCCGCCAACCTCTTCGATGCCCTGAAAGAAGGTTACTACGGCAAGTTCTGA
- a CDS encoding Do family serine endopeptidase gives MPARPTPRTLIATLAMALATPAFAAIPPAVDGQPVPSLAPMLAKVTPAVVNISTKTRVRARGAYYDDPLIAQLFGQGIPRERVEQSLGSGVVVDAAKGYVLTNNHVVGGADDITVTLQDGRDFKAKLIGTDPDTDVAVLQIPAERLQALPVADSAQLRVGDFVVAVGDPFGLGQTATSGMVSALNRTGLGKGIQNFIQTDASINPGNSGGALVNLRGELVGINSMIFTPSGGNVGIGFAIPTDLATSVMKQLLAYGKVRRGNLGVEVQDITPRIATALGLKDTNGAVVTGVTAGSPADGAGLQTGDVLTAIDGKAVRSAQDVRNTEGLLPLGSQVKLSVQREGAARDITASIEASKLATLDGAKLDKRLAGVTLTDLTPEQKAQGLYGVALANVQKTSAAYQAGLRDGDVVAQIGQRRVPGVKGLPTTGTLGGRQLLLTVVRDDAVYYAVL, from the coding sequence ATGCCCGCCCGCCCCACCCCGCGGACCCTCATCGCCACCCTCGCCATGGCCCTGGCGACACCGGCATTTGCCGCTATTCCGCCTGCCGTCGATGGCCAGCCCGTGCCGTCGCTGGCGCCCATGCTGGCCAAGGTCACGCCCGCGGTGGTGAACATCTCGACGAAGACCCGCGTACGCGCCCGTGGCGCTTACTACGATGATCCGCTGATCGCCCAACTGTTCGGCCAGGGCATTCCGCGCGAGCGCGTGGAGCAGAGCCTGGGCTCGGGCGTGGTGGTGGATGCGGCCAAGGGCTATGTCCTGACCAACAACCATGTCGTGGGGGGCGCGGACGATATCACGGTCACCCTGCAGGATGGCCGCGACTTCAAGGCCAAGCTGATCGGCACCGATCCGGATACCGACGTGGCGGTGCTGCAGATTCCCGCCGAGCGCCTGCAGGCGCTGCCGGTGGCCGATTCGGCGCAGCTGCGCGTGGGTGATTTCGTGGTGGCCGTGGGCGATCCGTTCGGCCTGGGCCAGACCGCCACCTCGGGCATGGTCTCCGCGTTGAACCGCACGGGCCTGGGCAAAGGCATCCAGAACTTCATCCAGACCGATGCCTCGATCAACCCCGGCAACTCCGGCGGCGCGCTGGTGAACCTGCGCGGCGAGCTGGTGGGCATCAACTCCATGATCTTCACGCCCTCGGGCGGCAACGTGGGCATCGGCTTCGCCATCCCCACCGACCTGGCCACCTCGGTGATGAAGCAGCTGCTCGCCTACGGCAAGGTCCGCCGCGGCAACCTGGGCGTGGAGGTGCAGGACATCACCCCGCGCATCGCCACGGCGCTGGGCCTGAAGGACACGAATGGCGCGGTGGTTACCGGGGTCACGGCCGGCTCGCCCGCCGATGGCGCCGGCCTGCAGACCGGCGATGTGCTCACCGCGATCGATGGCAAAGCCGTGCGCTCGGCGCAGGATGTACGCAACACCGAAGGCCTGCTGCCGCTGGGCTCGCAGGTGAAGCTGAGCGTGCAGCGCGAAGGCGCGGCACGGGATATCACCGCTTCTATAGAAGCCTCGAAGCTCGCCACGCTGGATGGCGCGAAGCTCGACAAGCGCCTGGCCGGCGTGACCCTCACCGATCTCACGCCCGAGCAGAAAGCCCAGGGCCTGTACGGCGTGGCCCTGGCCAACGTGCAGAAAACCTCCGCCGCCTACCAGGCCGGCCTGCGCGACGGCGACGTGGTCGCCCAGATCGGCCAGCGCCGCGTGCCCGGGGTGAAGGGGTTGCCCACTACCGGCACGCTGGGCGGCCGGCAGCTTCTGCTCACCGTGGTGCGCGACGACGCCGTCTACTACGCCGTCCTGTGA
- a CDS encoding substrate-binding domain-containing protein, with amino-acid sequence MSLRLARLFTATLIGLSASATALAATPQLIWRGDVTTARGVVTDVAKAYEKAGKGKFELQPFNTASGIDAVSTGTADLAGSARPSIGGKEQSLTFTPVAWDGLVMVTYPANPVSNITLMQLHEIYMGHITNWKELGGEDAPINLYAVASPGDGVEWSLRRLLFGRGNQPVAAPRLYVNQTKLEEGVTLDRRGLGATTLAGASGNAKLKILSIDGVKPTASSIASGSYPLYTELYLVSNDASPKAAEVKEFLSFVTSNQGGSLLKAHNLLPYADGMALASGDAARRQKIASTVGTRGNVGQAMTTPTVAAAAAPAAAAEAAKEAVKAAPAVAKGKAAATAKAAAAATEASPFAHVAASVSTTAHQGFKGVRGEAFTSSDNAKIGGKFAKVTGDAVTVAGKNTAKPAVDASEKSTKVETPKVSEAKPAAKAEKPVAEKAVAKAEKKPTAAGSKTYKVAAGDTLYSIAKKNNVDVNQLRAMNGLKDNNVKLGQTLKVSAR; translated from the coding sequence ATGTCTCTTCGTCTCGCGCGCCTGTTTACCGCCACGCTGATCGGCCTTAGCGCCTCCGCTACCGCTCTCGCCGCCACGCCCCAGCTGATCTGGCGCGGCGACGTCACCACCGCCCGCGGCGTGGTGACCGATGTGGCCAAGGCTTATGAGAAAGCCGGCAAGGGCAAGTTCGAGCTGCAGCCGTTCAACACGGCCTCGGGTATCGATGCCGTCTCGACCGGCACCGCCGACCTCGCCGGTTCGGCCCGCCCCAGCATCGGTGGCAAGGAGCAGTCGCTCACCTTCACCCCGGTGGCATGGGATGGCCTGGTGATGGTCACCTACCCGGCCAACCCCGTCAGCAACATCACTCTGATGCAGCTGCACGAGATCTACATGGGCCACATCACGAACTGGAAGGAGCTGGGCGGCGAAGATGCGCCGATCAACCTCTACGCCGTGGCGAGCCCGGGCGATGGCGTGGAATGGAGCCTGCGCCGCCTGCTGTTCGGCCGCGGCAACCAGCCGGTCGCCGCGCCGCGCCTGTACGTGAACCAGACGAAGCTGGAAGAAGGCGTCACGCTCGATCGCCGTGGCCTGGGTGCCACCACCCTGGCCGGCGCCAGCGGCAATGCCAAGCTGAAGATCCTCTCGATCGATGGCGTGAAGCCGACCGCCTCGTCGATCGCCAGCGGCAGCTACCCGCTGTACACCGAGCTGTACCTGGTGAGCAACGATGCCAGCCCGAAGGCGGCGGAAGTGAAGGAGTTCCTCTCCTTCGTGACCTCCAACCAGGGTGGTTCGTTGCTGAAGGCGCATAACCTGCTGCCGTACGCCGATGGCATGGCGCTGGCTTCGGGCGATGCCGCCCGCCGCCAGAAGATCGCTTCCACCGTGGGCACCCGCGGCAACGTGGGCCAGGCCATGACCACGCCGACCGTCGCCGCTGCCGCTGCGCCGGCCGCTGCTGCCGAAGCCGCGAAGGAAGCTGTCAAGGCCGCCCCGGCGGTCGCCAAAGGCAAAGCGGCGGCTACCGCCAAGGCCGCTGCGGCAGCGACCGAAGCCTCGCCGTTCGCCCACGTCGCCGCCAGCGTCAGCACCACGGCCCACCAGGGCTTCAAGGGCGTCCGCGGCGAAGCCTTCACCTCGTCCGACAACGCGAAGATCGGCGGCAAGTTCGCCAAGGTCACGGGCGATGCCGTGACCGTCGCCGGCAAGAACACCGCCAAGCCGGCGGTGGATGCCAGCGAGAAGTCGACCAAGGTGGAAACGCCGAAGGTCTCCGAGGCAAAGCCGGCAGCGAAGGCCGAGAAGCCGGTGGCAGAAAAAGCCGTGGCCAAGGCCGAGAAAAAGCCGACGGCCGCGGGCAGCAAGACCTACAAGGTCGCCGCCGGTGACACGCTGTATTCGATCGCGAAGAAGAACAACGTTGACGTAAACCAGCTCCGCGCCATGAACGGGCTGAAGGACAACAACGTGAAGCTGGGGCAGACGCTGAAGGTGTCTGCGCGCTGA
- a CDS encoding HAD family hydrolase, with translation MLPIRAITLDLDDTLWPVLPALIEAEHCVDRWLKAHHPEVATQWPIEAMRELREKVAREHTHLAHDFSEQRRITIRQAFAACGIDDAPVDALWGIYFAARNNVELYPDALPALERIAAKLPIASISNGNADLEVIGLHHLFHTRINASGAGVAKPDPKIFHAAVEALGVPAAHILHVGDDPLLDVVGAREAGLRTVWLNRTGEVWAHGPAPDLEFADMRGLADWLDASATRVG, from the coding sequence GTGCTCCCCATCCGCGCCATCACGCTCGACCTCGATGACACCCTGTGGCCGGTACTCCCGGCCCTGATCGAGGCCGAGCACTGCGTGGATCGCTGGCTGAAGGCGCACCACCCCGAGGTGGCGACGCAGTGGCCGATCGAGGCCATGCGCGAATTGCGCGAGAAGGTGGCGCGTGAGCACACCCACCTCGCCCACGACTTCAGCGAACAACGCCGCATCACCATCCGCCAGGCCTTCGCCGCCTGCGGTATCGACGATGCGCCAGTGGATGCCCTGTGGGGCATCTACTTCGCGGCGCGCAACAACGTCGAACTCTACCCCGATGCCCTGCCCGCCCTGGAGCGCATCGCGGCAAAGCTGCCGATAGCGAGCATCTCCAACGGCAACGCCGATCTGGAAGTGATCGGCCTGCATCATCTTTTCCACACGCGGATCAACGCCAGCGGTGCGGGCGTGGCCAAGCCGGATCCGAAGATCTTCCATGCCGCGGTCGAAGCGCTGGGCGTGCCGGCGGCGCACATCCTTCACGTCGGCGACGATCCGCTGCTCGATGTGGTGGGTGCCCGCGAGGCCGGTTTGAGAACTGTCTGGCTCAACCGCACCGGCGAGGTGTGGGCGCATGGCCCTGCCCCGGACCTCGAATTTGCAGATATGCGCGGTCTGGCCGATTGGCTTGACGCTTCTGCCACCAGGGTTGGCTAG
- a CDS encoding leucyl aminopeptidase family protein codes for MSPLIDRKSGKRSVTIIELVDAASMPAMEQKLGATHRQWLASLGFRPTSGAVAVLPNNAGGISRVVVGVDRKEPLSVLGGLPQRLPEGIYQLADDSIVEDRELLALGWALGAYRFERYRKATRPVAQLLVEPATLRAVQPLMEAVFEVRDLVNTPTEDMGPADLSAAIHAHAAEHKAKVREWVGDELLANNFPTIHAVGRASHREPRLIELTWGKNSNPKLVIVGKGVCFDTGGLDIKPSDGMRWMKKDMGGAAHAIALAGLVMKARLPVRLTLLVPAVENAIAGNAMRPGEVIRTRAGHTVEVDNTDAEGRLVLCDALAFAVEQSPDLIVDFATLTGAARVALGPELPALFTNRDKLADEVIGAAESVDDPMWRLPLWRPYRRMLESYIADFANAGPSRHAGAITAALYLERFVPEGQNWMHLDTYAWNDGDRPGHPRGGEAQGLRAFFKFLSTRYS; via the coding sequence ATGTCGCCACTGATCGACCGGAAATCCGGCAAGCGCTCTGTCACCATTATTGAGCTCGTGGACGCGGCTTCCATGCCGGCCATGGAGCAGAAGCTGGGTGCCACGCACCGGCAGTGGCTGGCATCGCTGGGTTTTCGTCCGACCTCCGGCGCCGTCGCCGTCCTGCCCAACAATGCGGGCGGTATCTCCCGCGTGGTGGTAGGCGTCGATCGCAAGGAACCCCTCTCGGTACTGGGCGGCCTGCCGCAGCGTTTGCCGGAAGGCATCTACCAGCTGGCCGACGACTCGATCGTTGAAGACCGCGAGCTGCTGGCCCTGGGCTGGGCGCTGGGCGCGTACCGCTTTGAGCGCTACCGCAAGGCCACCCGCCCCGTCGCACAGCTGCTGGTCGAACCGGCCACGCTGCGCGCGGTGCAGCCGCTGATGGAAGCGGTGTTCGAAGTGCGCGACCTGGTGAACACGCCCACCGAAGACATGGGCCCGGCCGATCTCTCCGCCGCCATCCACGCCCACGCCGCCGAGCACAAGGCGAAGGTGCGCGAGTGGGTGGGCGACGAACTGCTCGCCAACAATTTCCCGACCATCCACGCGGTGGGCCGCGCGAGCCATCGCGAGCCACGCCTCATCGAACTCACGTGGGGCAAGAATTCCAACCCGAAGCTGGTGATCGTCGGCAAGGGTGTGTGCTTCGACACCGGCGGCCTGGACATCAAACCGTCCGATGGCATGCGCTGGATGAAGAAGGACATGGGCGGTGCCGCCCACGCCATCGCCCTCGCCGGCCTGGTGATGAAGGCGCGCCTGCCGGTGCGCCTCACCCTGCTCGTGCCGGCCGTGGAAAACGCGATCGCCGGTAACGCCATGCGCCCGGGCGAAGTCATCCGCACGCGCGCGGGCCACACGGTGGAAGTGGACAACACCGATGCCGAAGGCCGCCTGGTGCTGTGCGATGCGCTGGCCTTCGCGGTGGAACAGTCGCCCGACCTGATCGTGGATTTCGCGACGCTCACCGGCGCCGCCCGCGTGGCCCTGGGCCCCGAGCTGCCGGCCCTCTTCACCAACCGCGACAAGCTGGCCGATGAAGTAATCGGCGCCGCCGAATCCGTGGACGACCCGATGTGGCGCCTGCCGCTGTGGCGCCCCTACCGGCGCATGCTGGAGTCGTACATCGCCGATTTCGCCAACGCGGGGCCGTCACGCCACGCCGGCGCGATCACCGCCGCGCTGTACCTCGAGCGTTTCGTGCCCGAAGGCCAGAACTGGATGCACCTGGACACCTACGCGTGGAACGACGGTGACCGCCCCGGCCACCCCCGCGGCGGCGAAGCCCAGGGCCTCCGCGCGTTCTTCAAATTCCTCTCGACCCGCTATTCCTAA
- a CDS encoding Imm21 family immunity protein codes for MSDLPWIASEGGPLVFMHRSLLGTWRGVSGTVDAGATTDYERACAVDDELGVLGGTPGILVLGDEPDATSLRQFGDATVIVRWRSAPSAALMETALSEGLGHVAFVSVGPFHTIPGEHVLFDSACARSDMASSIVATLTGTSYELATAMLVDDRGVSALLHRLSGVG; via the coding sequence GTGAGCGATCTTCCATGGATAGCATCCGAAGGCGGACCGCTGGTCTTCATGCATCGCTCGTTGCTGGGTACGTGGCGCGGTGTATCAGGAACGGTGGATGCCGGCGCCACGACGGATTACGAGCGCGCATGCGCCGTGGACGATGAGCTCGGTGTGCTGGGTGGCACGCCGGGGATACTCGTCCTCGGCGATGAGCCGGATGCTACGTCGCTTCGGCAGTTCGGTGACGCCACCGTTATTGTGCGGTGGCGCTCGGCGCCTTCGGCCGCGCTGATGGAGACGGCGCTCAGCGAAGGGCTCGGTCATGTTGCCTTCGTGTCAGTTGGGCCATTCCACACGATACCCGGCGAGCATGTTCTGTTCGATTCGGCGTGCGCGAGGTCGGACATGGCCTCGTCTATCGTGGCCACGCTCACTGGCACATCGTATGAGCTGGCCACGGCGATGCTAGTCGATGACCGTGGCGTCTCGGCATTGCTTCACCGGCTGAGTGGGGTTGGCTGA
- a CDS encoding DUF4019 domain-containing protein — MPSATAPVRKAPAGRPASTPLGAMLTVANAPRIGPQPKSLDKALASAQHWVQLSDARRTDAMWLEAGMMMQRMVPRAEWVRYLRKIRVDRGVLVGREWFEMARVRDPVGLPAGDYLNVIFLAHYTKAVLFETVSLAPGADGWLPVGYVIRPVQREINFVQ; from the coding sequence ATGCCCAGCGCCACGGCTCCTGTTCGCAAGGCCCCCGCCGGCCGGCCGGCCTCCACCCCGTTGGGCGCGATGCTCACTGTGGCCAATGCGCCGCGGATCGGCCCCCAGCCCAAATCCCTGGATAAGGCCCTGGCCAGTGCCCAGCACTGGGTGCAGCTCTCCGATGCCCGCCGTACCGATGCCATGTGGCTGGAGGCCGGGATGATGATGCAGCGGATGGTGCCGCGCGCCGAGTGGGTGCGGTACCTGCGCAAGATTCGCGTGGATCGCGGCGTGCTGGTCGGCCGCGAGTGGTTCGAGATGGCCCGCGTGCGCGACCCGGTCGGGCTTCCGGCCGGCGATTACCTCAATGTGATCTTCCTCGCGCATTACACAAAAGCGGTGCTTTTCGAGACGGTGTCGTTGGCCCCGGGAGCCGATGGGTGGCTCCCGGTGGGGTACGTGATCCGGCCCGTGCAGCGCGAAATCAATTTCGTCCAGTAG
- the trpE gene encoding anthranilate synthase component I produces MISREQFDAYAAQGYTRIPLVREVFSDLDTPLSVYLKLADGPYTFLFESVEGGATWGRHSMIGLPAKRVYRLRGHELEVEENGEVVETRHLADPLAEIEVLRKQYEVPKLPGLPDFTGGLVGYFGFETIGYIEERLAQWDKTDELGTPDVLLMLADELAVFDNLKGRLYLIVHADPSRPQAYAEAMRRLDALTFRLRQGGVSYPQIQQSVALDESDFKSSFTREEYEAMVRTAQEYIRAGDIFQVVPSQRLSIGFNARPVDVYRALRAMNPSPYMFFIDIGPTQIVGSSPEILVRLKNGRVVLRPIAGTRRRGKDEAEDIALETELLADPKERAEHLMLIDLGRNDVGRVSQTGTVELAESFVVERYSHVMHIVSQVEGDIKDGMSYMDVIKATFPAGTVSGAPKIRALEIIQELEPFKRNIYAGAIGWLGWWGDADTAIAIRTAVIQDGRLHVQAGGGVVYDSDPAAEWEETMNKGRALFRAVAQAAKGL; encoded by the coding sequence ATGATCTCCCGCGAACAATTCGACGCCTACGCCGCGCAGGGCTACACCCGTATCCCGCTGGTGCGCGAGGTGTTCTCCGATCTCGATACCCCCCTCTCGGTTTACCTGAAGCTGGCCGATGGCCCGTACACCTTCCTGTTCGAATCCGTGGAGGGTGGGGCGACCTGGGGCCGCCATTCCATGATCGGCCTGCCGGCAAAGCGCGTGTACCGCCTGCGCGGGCATGAACTGGAGGTGGAAGAGAACGGCGAGGTGGTCGAGACCCGCCACCTGGCGGATCCCCTGGCCGAGATCGAGGTGCTGCGCAAGCAGTACGAGGTGCCGAAGCTGCCGGGCCTGCCCGACTTCACCGGCGGCCTGGTCGGTTATTTCGGCTTCGAGACCATCGGCTATATCGAAGAGCGCCTGGCCCAGTGGGACAAGACCGATGAGCTGGGCACCCCCGATGTGCTGCTCATGCTGGCCGATGAGCTGGCGGTGTTCGATAACTTGAAGGGCCGCCTGTACCTCATCGTCCATGCCGATCCGTCGCGCCCGCAGGCCTACGCCGAGGCGATGCGCCGGCTGGATGCGCTCACCTTCCGCCTGCGCCAGGGCGGGGTGAGCTACCCGCAGATCCAACAGTCAGTCGCCCTCGACGAATCCGATTTCAAATCCTCGTTCACCCGCGAAGAATACGAAGCCATGGTGCGCACCGCGCAGGAGTACATCCGCGCGGGCGATATCTTCCAGGTGGTGCCCTCGCAGCGCCTGAGCATCGGCTTCAACGCCCGTCCGGTGGATGTGTACCGCGCCCTGCGCGCGATGAACCCGTCGCCGTACATGTTCTTCATCGATATCGGTCCCACCCAGATCGTGGGCTCCTCGCCGGAGATCCTGGTGCGCCTGAAGAACGGCCGCGTCGTGCTGCGCCCCATCGCCGGCACCCGCCGCCGCGGCAAGGATGAAGCCGAGGACATCGCGCTCGAAACCGAGCTGCTGGCCGATCCGAAGGAACGCGCCGAGCACCTCATGCTCATCGACCTGGGCCGCAACGACGTGGGCCGCGTGAGCCAGACCGGCACGGTGGAGCTCGCCGAATCGTTCGTGGTGGAACGCTACTCGCACGTCATGCACATCGTTTCCCAGGTGGAAGGCGATATCAAGGACGGCATGTCGTACATGGATGTGATCAAGGCGACGTTCCCGGCCGGCACCGTCAGCGGTGCGCCGAAGATCCGTGCGCTGGAGATCATCCAGGAACTGGAGCCCTTCAAGCGCAACATCTACGCCGGCGCCATCGGCTGGCTTGGCTGGTGGGGCGATGCGGATACCGCGATCGCGATTCGCACGGCGGTCATCCAGGACGGCCGCCTGCACGTCCAGGCCGGCGGCGGCGTGGTCTACGATTCCGACCCCGCAGCCGAGTGGGAAGAAACCATGAACAAGGGCCGCGCCCTATTCCGTGCGGTAGCCCAGGCCGCCAAGGGCCTGTAA